The genomic stretch CCGGTAAACGAAAGGAAATATATTTTCACTGGTCTTGTTGAAGGAATATATTCTGTTTGTGAAGTTCCCCAGGAAGGGTGGATCAACACCACTTTCCCTGCCGGCGCCAACTGTATCTCCGTCGGTGTTTTACCCGGGCGCGAAACTACCGATGTAAATTTCGGTAATACTCAGATTGGCACTGTCAATGTTACAAAATATGAAGATTTAAATGCCAACGGTATTAGAGACGATGGTGAACCGACTTTGACAAATTGGACAATAACTCTCGGTACTCAAACCAGTGAAACCAATGCTTCCGGGTCAGTAACTTTTAAAGCAATTTCTGGAAAATATAATTTATCCGAGACCTTACAAGATAATTGGTATCAATCCGCCATCACCTGCGGTGATTCAAATGACAATCTCACTGAAACCGGAAGTTCAAAAGAAGTTACCGTCACCGCCGGGCAGACTCTTAATTGTCAAATTGGTAATGTAAAAATCCAACCAAAGTTAACCATTGCCAAATTTAACAATCGATGGCCAAACAATCAATCCCATGGGAATTTGGTAACCTACACCATTATCATCAATGTCCTGGGAAACGACTTGAAGGATGTTACGGTCATTGATCTACCTCCCTTTGGCTTCAAATACGTTGCCGGAAGCTTTTATGCAATGGCCAATGGTTCAAGCTTTGGTATTGCCGATCCTGCTTATGCCTCTCCGGGTAAGTGGTATTTGGGCGACCTCAAAAAAGGTGATCAGGTAATTTTGACCTACGATACAACTATCAATGATAGTGTTAAGCCGGGGCTTTACAAGGATCTTGCTTATGCCTACGGTTGCATAAAAACAGAAGATTGCCAAATCACTAGCAGCGACAAAGTAACTGCCCAGTCGGTTGATTCGGGCAAACTTGATTCGGGGGTAATGTCGGGAATTTTTGTCGGTACCAAAGTTGCTCTTGCCACCAATCCGGAGGATCCAAGGGGTGTAGACATCGAAAACGAAGTCGGCAGTGTCCTTGGTGCCACTACCGAGTTACCTTCCACCGGTGCCCAAACTTTCTGGCTTTTGATCTCCGCTCTGTTATCTGGAGTCGGATTATCGTTAATATTGTTTGGCAAAAAAATGGCTAAATTCATTACTATTCTCATTCTTGCCCTGGTCGTTTTAAGTCCGCTCTCAGTTCGGGCTGCCCAAAGCGATAATATTTTCGTTCGTCTTGAAGATCCAAAAACTCCCACCGGTGTCAACAGATTTACACTTGATTTTGTGGCCATGGATCAGCTAAACCGAACATTAACCGTCAAATGTTTTGTAATCAAACCCGATGCTTCGGTTATTCAACTAGACAACGACATCAGCCTTCAGGCAGGTGGCAACTCCGGTCAATGCACCATGGAGAATTTTAATCTCTCTGAGGACACCAAGACTTATCAGTTTTACGCCGTTGCCGGCAATGGTGGAGAAGAATACAAAAGCGATACGGTATCGGTTCTGTTCGACTCTTCCTCTCCTGACTCACTCCATGATTTTGGCAAAGAAAAAATAAATAATTGCCAATACAAGATCAAGTTCAAAGCCGCCAACGACAGTCAGACTATCAAAGTTATGATCTATCGTTCTGACAAAACTGAGTTTACCGCCGATAATAGCACCAAGGTCGGTGAAGTTGGTATCAGCCCCGGCCAAGAGGGAAGTTACACAGATATTATCTCAGGGGATTGTAACAAAGATTATTACTACGTTGTCCGCGCTTTCGATGATTCCGGCAATGGTAGCGGTGCTGTCGGAGATTCGGTCACCGTTCATATCGGCTCTGTCCAAGGTACTTCTGCCACCGGCCAGCCAGGTGCCGTTCCCGTCACCGGTGTATATCTTTCAGGAGAAACCACCACCACTACTACCGGCCAGGGAGAATCGTCTCCGGTCGATTCTGATGGCTCTATTTTAGGTGAAAAAGAAGCTACCGAGGAAGCTGCCAAAGCCACCACCCGATGGGCTATAATCTCCGTTGTTGCCGGTCTTCTGATCATTGGCTATGGCCTCAAAAAAAGATCTGAAAAATAAGCTAAATTACCTGCCCATTATTTTTGGGTTAATTTTATTGGCCGTCGGTCTTTTCATTCCGGCTACCATCTATTTTCCTGTGGCCAAGGCAGAAGTTATATATCAGCTAAAATCAAACTCCCAAATTTCATTTCCTTCCGTCGAGCCGGTTGATCGGGATTTTTCCATCGTTATCCCAAAGATTGGCGCCAATACCAAAGTTATCAAAAATATCGACCCCCATAACCCCAAGGAATACCAGTTAGCTCTCACTAGGGGAGTTGCTCATGCTCTAAACTCCGGCCTACCCAACGAGCAAGGGAATACCTTTATTTTCGCCCATTCCGCCGGAAATTGGTATCAGGCCAACCGTTACAACGCCGTTTTTTATCTATTAAACAAACTCGTCGAGGGTGATGAAATTATTGTCTATTATCAGAACAAAGATTACCACTACTTCGTCACCGAAACCAAATTGGTCAACGGTTCGGAGATAAGTTATCTCAGAAACACCTCTTTCGGTCACCAATTAACCCTCATGACTTGCTGGCCACCGGGAACCACCCTAAAAAGGCAAATAGTTATTGCCAATCTCTCGCCCTAAACCCTATTTATAGGTAATTTTAGCGTTTTTGTTCAACTCCGCCAGCCATTTGCTGATAGCCTCATTTCCTGCCTGGCTCGTCAATTCCTCCTTGGCGGTACTCTGCATTTCTTCCTTAGTCGTTCCCTTTGGAAACTGATCCTTATTCTTTTCAATAAAATCATCAATCTGTGCCTGAGTTACTTCAGCATTGGCGTTTGCCATCACTTCTACCATTTTTTGCATTCGGATTTGGTCTTCCAGTTGGGCTCTGGTTATACCCTCAGCTTTCAGCGCCTCGTCCATCGTTTGCCCCATTGCCGTTATTTGAGTTTCAATTTTTTTAATTTCCTCATCTATTGCCTGCTGTTGGATTTGCACCCCTTTCTTTTTTGCCTCACTCCGGACCAGAGTTTCCTGCACCATTCTGTCGAGTACGGCCTTTCCGCCCTGTTTTTCCATTGTTTGGATATAAGCAATTCTGGAAATTGGTTGCCCATTAACTATTGCCACATTCCAATATCGGTAATAACCATATCCTAAAGCGGCCAAAACTAACACCAAAAGTGCCAGGTAAACCGACACCGCTTTATTTATATTTTTTTCAGAAATAGTCACCTTTTCAACAGTTTCTATCTCAGGTTTTTTTATCTTTTTTTTCATTTTTTATTAAAATTTATTGTAACAAGGCAAGTATATCATCTCACCCCTTCAGTTTACCTTCAGAAACGATCACTAAAATCCTATTTAAGCTAATTTAACTCAACTTAGCTTATAAAAGCGCCCGGTTCCACCTGCTGGGCGTTTTTGTTTGCCTGCTCTACATCTCAACACTCGACAAACCAATGTATTATAATGAGTCAGAAACAATATGGCTGCAAATATTGAAGTGTGTCGATGTGATCAGAAATTATGCATTAAAACTTTGGTCGGGCGACGTGAAATAAAACTTGATGATGATGCTTATTACAACGGGCCAAATTTTCGCGATACTTGGACCATGCATCCTGACTGTCCGCTTCGGGTTGCGTCTGCCGATTCTAAACAAATTTCACCTAGAGGTAGGAATTCATCGGGCTAAATATCTACTCTTGTCCTAGTCTCTGGATTGTTGCCACGATATCCCGAAATACCACCCAATCAACAGCAAAAAAAACAATCATAATTTTAACTACCCACCCCTTTTTCCATATCATCATAAATCACTATAGCCCGAATAAAACCCGAATGTCAATACTCAAATTCCGTCTCTAATTTCCACACTTCACGATCACTTCATGAGTTTTTGCATTACCCAATTTTACTTCTGTTGTTTTTCCAAGAAGCGATTGCCCGTCATATATAATATCCGTCATTTCCCCGGGTAAATTGTAGCTTCGTGATAAATTTAAAGCCGACAAATTAATCTCTCCGCCCTTGGTTGCATCCAGTTTAAAGCTCAATCCT from Candidatus Shapirobacteria bacterium encodes the following:
- a CDS encoding MopE-related protein, which encodes QSCIAPVGYVSDPTDCNDLDAATHPGAIEICDGIDNDCDQETDEGCSSVCGNAITEAGEQCDDGNLQNGDGCSSACQTESPQVEICDDGFDNDGDVSVDCADSDCSNDPICATPTNTPTPTSTPTPGQCNPGCFSVWIGDQECDTVCNVEVCNYDGGDCNVAPTSTPTTQPTSTPTPTSTPTSTPTTQPTSTPTPTNTPTSTPTATPTPSCTPTVDVYEKSSDFSDSKVIIDFKDGDRAITVSAKTGYLITKVWLDVDGDFYSGNHLYSTGPLTNFNPLIGGDINKAKVEVTSDCSVCVPTSETYEKTADFENEKVYINFSDSDRHITVSAKSGYQVDKVWLDVASDGHTGYYQYATGPLNNFDPSPGNDIDKVKVELTSLCSDVTPTPTSCHPTATPTPTSCRPTATPTTEPTTTPTPTNTPTVQPTSTPTSTPALTSTPTPTVMPTGSISGYKFNDRNSDGLWWDVGEEQLGGWTIYLDKNGDGLLTGGETSTITAVDLDPVNERKYIFTGLVEGIYSVCEVPQEGWINTTFPAGANCISVGVLPGRETTDVNFGNTQIGTVNVTKYEDLNANGIRDDGEPTLTNWTITLGTQTSETNASGSVTFKAISGKYNLSETLQDNWYQSAITCGDSNDNLTETGSSKEVTVTAGQTLNCQIGNVKIQPKLTIAKFNNRWPNNQSHGNLVTYTIIINVLGNDLKDVTVIDLPPFGFKYVAGSFYAMANGSSFGIADPAYASPGKWYLGDLKKGDQVILTYDTTINDSVKPGLYKDLAYAYGCIKTEDCQITSSDKVTAQSVDSGKLDSGVMSGIFVGTKVALATNPEDPRGVDIENEVGSVLGATTELPSTGAQTFWLLISALLSGVGLSLILFGKKMAKFITILILALVVLSPLSVRAAQSDNIFVRLEDPKTPTGVNRFTLDFVAMDQLNRTLTVKCFVIKPDASVIQLDNDISLQAGGNSGQCTMENFNLSEDTKTYQFYAVAGNGGEEYKSDTVSVLFDSSSPDSLHDFGKEKINNCQYKIKFKAANDSQTIKVMIYRSDKTEFTADNSTKVGEVGISPGQEGSYTDIISGDCNKDYYYVVRAFDDSGNGSGAVGDSVTVHIGSVQGTSATGQPGAVPVTGVYLSGETTTTTTGQGESSPVDSDGSILGEKEATEEAAKATTRWAIISVVAGLLIIGYGLKKRSEK
- a CDS encoding sortase; translated protein: MASKKDLKNKLNYLPIIFGLILLAVGLFIPATIYFPVAKAEVIYQLKSNSQISFPSVEPVDRDFSIVIPKIGANTKVIKNIDPHNPKEYQLALTRGVAHALNSGLPNEQGNTFIFAHSAGNWYQANRYNAVFYLLNKLVEGDEIIVYYQNKDYHYFVTETKLVNGSEISYLRNTSFGHQLTLMTCWPPGTTLKRQIVIANLSP
- a CDS encoding SurA N-terminal domain-containing protein, yielding MKKKIKKPEIETVEKVTISEKNINKAVSVYLALLVLVLAALGYGYYRYWNVAIVNGQPISRIAYIQTMEKQGGKAVLDRMVQETLVRSEAKKKGVQIQQQAIDEEIKKIETQITAMGQTMDEALKAEGITRAQLEDQIRMQKMVEVMANANAEVTQAQIDDFIEKNKDQFPKGTTKEEMQSTAKEELTSQAGNEAISKWLAELNKNAKITYK